From Salvia splendens isolate huo1 chromosome 3, SspV2, whole genome shotgun sequence, a single genomic window includes:
- the LOC121793565 gene encoding homeobox-leucine zipper protein HAT14-like: MELALSLGDTPKPFSFLEKPQKIHSKDLGFCMSTGKVSSDGGEKSNKSDESRFSDGPISSDPPVQLDLLPFSPVQRSHPSSNKLPFPWLKDKLGEGGRKGDDGSGDHETTAAAVSSPNSAVSSFQVDFSMFRSARGKRDFEQLSGFNSEAEGDRGGAGSDDEENGLARKKLRLTKDQSAFLEESFKEHNTLNPKQKLALAKQLNLRARQVEVWFQNRRARTKLKQTEVDCEYLKRCCETLTEENRRLQKELQELRALKASQPFYMQLPATTLTMCPSCERVVTTTATTATTATTSTSTAAFSLSPPS; the protein is encoded by the exons ATGGAGTTAGCTTTGAGCTTGGGTGATACACCGAAGCCCTTTTCGTTTCTTGAAAAACCCCAGAAAATTCATAGCAAAGATTTAGGGTTCTGCATGTCTACCGGAAAAGTGAGTTCCGACGGCGGCGAGAAGAGTAATAAAAGCGACGAGAGCCGGTTCTCCGACGGTCCGATTTCATCAGATCCACCGGTTCAGCTAGATCTTCTCCCATTCTCTCCGGTTCAAAGAAGCCACCCCTCTTCAAACAAGCTTCCTTTCCCTTGGCTCAAAGATAAAT TGGGAGAGGGGGGAAGAAAAGGCGACGACGGCAGCGGAGATCATGAAacgacggcggcggcggtgtCATCTCCAAACAGCGCGGTGTCATCGTTTCAGGTGGATTTCTCCATGTTCCGAAGCGCGAGGGGGAAGAGAGACTTCGAGCAATTATCAGGCTTTAACAGCGAAGCAGAAGGCGATCGCGGCGGCGCAGGAAGCGACGATGAGGAAAACGGCTTGGCCAGAAAGAAACTCCGACTCACCAAAGACCAGTCCGCTTTCCTCGAAGAAAGCTTCAAAGAGCACAACACCCTCAACCCC AAGCAGAAGCTAGCACTAGCGAAACAATTGAATCTCCGAGCTCGGCAAGTTGAGGTGTGGTTCCAAAACAGAAGAGCAAG GACCAAATTGAAACAGACAGAGGTAGATTGTGAGTATTTAAAAAGGTGTTGTGAGACGCTGACAGAAGAGAACAGGAGGTTGCAAAAAGAGCTCCAAGAATTAAGAGCTCTTAAAGCTTCTCAGCCATTTTACATGCAGCTCCCAGCCACCACCCTCACCATGTGTCCTTCCTGTGAAAGGGTTgtcaccaccaccgccaccaccgccaccaccgccaccacctccacctccaccgccgcctTTTCACTCTCGCCACCTTCTTGA
- the LOC121794340 gene encoding protein trichome birefringence-like produces MADIAKYAPAPINGGNLFSEFKSQFSIIRTRKTIGFAYAFVFVFIAFTIFLAFTPSSTSSSPWFTNIFTLPSTTNASSDQSHFSSIYGYFFPNSSSPNSTLPQNAGSTHFPPHQVEVSNPTNSTNSPEKSQVNQTSSRESEVSKQNQTQIPEKVEVLAQNQTQIQDKVEASKQNQTQIQDEAGVLKPNQTVIPATKSPDLANTKANSSPESSSGAKNVSANGEKGIAEKGVPKNLTSSLMKKQNNSTNAQEKGTGDLIKSLMNCDLFDGNWVKDDSYPLYKPGSCALIDEQFNCFRNGRPDNDYYKLKWKPKGCTLPRLDGSHMLEMLRGKRLVFVGDSLNRNMWESLICILRNSVKDKKKVYEEFGRHHFREEASYSFVFEDYKCKVEFFVSPFLVQEWEVTGKNGAKKETLRLDLLSRGASEYKDADIIVFNTGHWWTHDKTSLGKDYYQEGSHVYSDLDVHEAFRKALTTWGRWVDSNVNPKKSLVFFRGYSASHFSGGQWNSGGQCDHETEPIKNDTYLAPYPSKMTVLEKVLKGMKKTQVTYLNVTRMTDYRKDGHPSIYRKQHMSDEEKIKPLHFQDCSHWCLPGVPDTWNEILYAELLVKQRQWQQQKRS; encoded by the exons ATGGCAGATATAGCCAAGTACGCACCCGCACCCATTAATGGCGGCAACTTATTCTCAGAGTTcaaatctcaattctcaatcatTAGAACTAGAAAAACCATCGGTTTTGCTTACGCCTTCGTCTTTGTCTTCATCGCCTTCACCATTTTCCTTGCTTTTACCCCTTCTTCAACCTCCTCTTCCCCATGGTTCACTAACATTTTCACTCTCCCCTCCACCACTAATGCATCTTCAGATCAATCTCATTTCTCTTCAATTTATGGCTATTTTTTCCCAAATTCTTCCTCACCGAATTCTACACTGCCCCAGAATGCCGGATCTACCCATTTTCCACCTCATCAAGTCGAAGTCTCTAACCCAACTAATTCCACCAATTCACCAGAGAAATCTCAAGTGAATCAAACTTCCAGTCGTGAAAGTGAAGTCTCGAAGCAAAATCAGACTCAAATTCCAGAAAAAGTTGAAGTCTTGGCGCAAAATCAGACTCAAATTCAAGATAAGGTTGAAGCCTCGAAGCAAAATCAAACTCAAATTCAAGATGAAGCTGGAGTCTTGAAGCCAAATCAGACCGTAATTCCGGCCACAAAATCTCCCGACCTAGCTAACACCAAGGCTAATTCATCGCCGGAATCTTCATCCGGAGCCAAGAACGTCTCTGCAAATGGTGAAAAGGGAATTGCGGAAAAGGGTGTGCCCAAGAATCTAACTTCTTCTCTGATGAAGAAGCAGAACAATAGCACAAATGCTCAGGAGAAGGGGACGGGTGATTTGATTAAATCTTTGATGAATTGCGATTTGTTTGATGGAAATTGGGTGAAAGATGACTCGTATCCACTGTACAAGCCTGGTTCTTGTGCTCTGATTGATGAGCAATTCAACTGTTTCCGCAATGGAAGACCTGATAATGACTACTACAAGCTCAAATGGAAGCCCAAGGGCTGCACTCTTCCGAG GTTGGATGGAAGCCATATGTTGGAGATGTTGAGAGGAAAAAGATTAGTTTTTGTTGGTGATTCTTTAAATAGGAACATGTGGGAATCCCTTATTTGCATACTGAGGAACTCCGTGAAAGATAAGAAGAAGGTTTATGAAGAATTCGGTCGCCATCATTTTCGAGAAGAAGCTTCATATTCCTTTGTGTTTGAA GATTACAAATGCAAAGTGGAGTTTTTTGTGTCTCCATTCTTGGTTCAAGAATGGGAAGTAACTGGAAAGAATGGCGCGAAGAAGGAGACTCTTCGACTTGATTTACTCAGCAGAGGTGCCAGTGAATATAAGGATGCAGATATCATTGTGTTTAACACAGGGCATTGGTGGACTCACGACAAAACTTCCTTGGG gAAGGACTATTATCAGGAAGGCAGCCATGTGTATAGTGATCTTGATGTTCATGAGGCTTTCCGCAAAGCTTTAACGACCTGGGGAAGATGGGTAGATTCCAATGTTAATCCCAAGAAATCACTTGTATTCTTCAGAGGCTATTCCGCATCTCATTTCAG TGGTGGCCAGTGGAACTCTGGCGGGCAATGTGACCACGAGACGGAGCCAATAAAGAACGATACCTATCTCGCACCATATCCCTCAAAGATGACTGTTTTGGAGAAGGTGTTGAAAGGGATGAAAAAAACTCAAGTTACTTATCTGAACGTCACCAGAATGACAGATTACCGCAAGGATGGCCACCCATCGATATACCGGAAACAACACATGTCCGATGAGGAGAAGATAAAGCCGTTGCATTTTCAAGACTGCAGCCACTGGTGCCTCCCAGGCGTGCCCGATACCTGGAACGAGATCTTGTATGCAGAACTATTGGTGAAACAGAGACAGTGGCAACAACAGAAAAGGTCGTAA